A genomic stretch from Candidatus Kapaibacterium thiocyanatum includes:
- a CDS encoding aspartate--tRNA ligase, producing the protein MTFEQRTTTCGELRPEHAGTSVTINGWINARRDFGGLIFLDIRDRYGITQAVIQSETHPDLAARAKELRSEWVVWIRGTVRMRENPNPRIPTGLVEVLAEDFGVINEAELTPFEIVDDLQTNEELRLKYRFLDLRRHALQQNFLIRNKLYQLTHRFFDEQGFVEIETPVLTKSTPEGARDFLVPSRINKGQFYALPQSPQLFKQMLMVSGFDRYMQIVKCFRDEDLRADRQPEFTQIDVEMSFVKQDDILALTESFIARAWKEIKGIDVPVPFPRMSFAEAMNRFGSDKPDVRYALELRTITETVADSGFAVFKDAVASGGVVSVFNAKGCATFSRKQLDELTEFSKKYGAKGLPWLKHANGETTGSFLKMLTDAERDAILAASGAEDGDLLLFAAGEWERSQLILGALRQEIARRTGIHDRLAGTYSFHWVLAFPLLEYSDEEQRYVARHHPFTAPLTDDVGLLESEPSKARAQAHDLVINGYEAAGGSIRIHRNEVQQRMFDLLGLSREDADAKFGFLLKALQYGAPPHGGIAFGFDRLVMLLAETDNIRDVIAFPKTTSGLSLMDGCPSDVDSRQLADLGIALAR; encoded by the coding sequence ATGACATTCGAACAGCGAACAACGACCTGCGGGGAACTGCGTCCGGAACACGCCGGCACTTCCGTTACCATCAATGGCTGGATCAATGCCCGCCGGGATTTCGGCGGCCTGATCTTTCTCGATATCCGGGACCGGTACGGCATCACACAGGCCGTCATCCAGTCCGAGACGCACCCCGATCTTGCCGCACGTGCCAAGGAGCTACGCTCCGAATGGGTGGTATGGATCCGCGGAACCGTGCGCATGCGCGAGAATCCGAATCCGCGCATTCCGACCGGTCTCGTGGAAGTGCTGGCCGAGGACTTCGGTGTGATCAACGAAGCCGAACTCACGCCCTTCGAAATCGTGGACGATCTCCAGACGAACGAAGAATTGCGTCTGAAGTATCGCTTTCTCGACCTGCGCCGTCACGCCCTGCAGCAGAACTTCCTCATCCGCAACAAGCTGTATCAGCTCACGCACCGGTTCTTCGACGAACAAGGTTTCGTCGAAATCGAGACCCCCGTGCTCACGAAGTCGACGCCCGAAGGTGCCCGCGACTTCCTGGTGCCGAGCCGTATCAACAAGGGGCAGTTCTACGCTCTTCCGCAGTCGCCGCAACTGTTCAAGCAGATGCTGATGGTGAGCGGCTTCGACCGCTACATGCAGATCGTCAAGTGTTTCCGCGACGAGGACCTTCGTGCCGACCGTCAGCCGGAATTCACGCAGATCGACGTCGAGATGTCCTTCGTGAAGCAGGACGACATCCTCGCCTTGACCGAATCCTTCATCGCACGTGCCTGGAAGGAGATCAAGGGCATTGACGTTCCCGTTCCGTTCCCGCGTATGTCCTTCGCCGAAGCGATGAACCGGTTCGGCAGCGACAAGCCGGACGTCCGGTATGCACTCGAGCTCAGGACGATTACGGAAACCGTCGCCGACTCCGGCTTCGCCGTTTTCAAGGATGCCGTAGCGAGCGGTGGCGTCGTATCCGTCTTCAATGCCAAGGGCTGTGCGACTTTCTCGCGGAAGCAGCTCGATGAGCTCACCGAGTTCTCGAAGAAGTACGGAGCAAAGGGGCTGCCATGGTTGAAGCATGCCAACGGTGAGACGACGGGATCCTTCCTTAAGATGCTCACCGATGCCGAACGCGATGCGATCCTCGCGGCATCCGGCGCGGAAGATGGCGACCTCCTGCTGTTCGCGGCAGGGGAGTGGGAACGTTCGCAGCTCATCCTCGGTGCGTTGCGTCAGGAGATCGCCCGTCGTACCGGCATCCATGACCGTCTTGCCGGAACGTATTCCTTCCATTGGGTGCTCGCCTTCCCGCTCCTCGAATATTCGGACGAAGAACAACGATACGTCGCGCGTCATCATCCGTTCACCGCACCGCTGACCGACGATGTCGGACTGCTCGAGTCGGAGCCGTCGAAGGCTCGTGCCCAGGCTCATGACCTTGTCATCAACGGCTACGAAGCGGCCGGAGGAAGTATCCGTATCCATCGCAACGAAGTACAGCAGAGGATGTTCGATCTGCTCGGTCTCTCACGCGAGGATGCCGATGCCAAGTTCGGCTTCCTGCTGAAGGCTCTGCAGTATGGAGCACCGCCGCATGGTGGTATCGCCTTCGGTTTCGACCGTCTGGTGATGCTGCTCGCGGAAACGGACAACATCCGCGATGTGATCGCATTCCCCAAGACGACGTCGGGACTGTCCCTCATGGACGGATGTCCCTCGGATGTGGATAGCAGGCAACTCGCCGATCTCGGTATAGCACTGGCACGATGA